The Bacteriovorax sp. Seq25_V genome has a window encoding:
- a CDS encoding ABC transporter ATP-binding protein, whose protein sequence is MFEVRNISKKFKPDFWKSDFVALKDVSFKVEKGDIVGFLGANGAGKTTLLKIVLGFITASDGEIIFHENLGKRKNPFEKIGYMPERPYYYGNLNGREFLEYCGQLNNLKDKELKVQIEKWTKVLKIDYALDRKISSYSKGMLQRLGFSSALLHDPLLIILDEPLSGLDPIGRKDFKDILVELNKKGVTVFFSSHIVSDVEEVCKHVVVLEKGELIFSGEIKKIISDNSEDHILITLEENEKIEEKYKAKVQQRNAEGVRYVIEAESKKSFIKDVDALGGEIISLVRERKTLEEVIYKLRDAK, encoded by the coding sequence GTGTTTGAAGTTAGAAATATTTCAAAAAAATTTAAGCCAGATTTTTGGAAGAGTGATTTTGTTGCCTTAAAGGATGTATCTTTTAAAGTTGAGAAAGGTGATATCGTTGGTTTTTTAGGAGCCAATGGAGCTGGTAAGACAACACTTCTAAAAATTGTTCTAGGTTTCATTACAGCAAGTGATGGTGAAATTATTTTTCATGAGAATCTTGGTAAGAGGAAAAATCCTTTCGAGAAAATTGGTTACATGCCTGAACGCCCATATTATTACGGAAATCTTAATGGAAGGGAATTTCTTGAGTATTGTGGTCAACTTAATAACCTTAAAGATAAGGAACTTAAAGTTCAAATAGAGAAATGGACCAAAGTTTTAAAAATTGACTATGCCTTAGATAGAAAAATATCATCCTATTCCAAAGGAATGTTGCAGAGGCTTGGATTTTCATCTGCGCTACTCCATGATCCATTATTAATTATTTTGGATGAACCTCTTTCTGGCCTTGACCCAATTGGGAGAAAAGACTTTAAAGATATTCTTGTTGAGTTAAATAAAAAGGGAGTAACCGTTTTCTTCAGTTCTCATATTGTTTCTGATGTTGAAGAAGTTTGTAAACATGTTGTTGTTCTTGAGAAGGGTGAGCTTATCTTCAGTGGAGAAATAAAAAAAATAATCTCTGACAATAGTGAAGATCATATTCTTATTACTCTCGAAGAGAATGAAAAGATTGAAGAAAAATATAAGGCTAAAGTCCAACAGCGAAATGCTGAGGGGGTGAGATATGTTATCGAAGCTGAGAGCAAAAAAAGTTTTATTAAAGATGTTGATGCTCTCGGAGGAGAAATTATATCTCTGGTTAGAGAAAGAAAGACACTTGAAGAAGTGATTTATAAATTGAGAGATGCAAAGTGA
- a CDS encoding ABC transporter permease, with the protein MNKILLIAKYSFRDTLRSKLMINVLWVSLGVLTLTYVTSEFSYGNVSKVALDFGLSLSALATSFIAIFVGASLLSSEIENRTAYITLSRPVTRQSFILGKILGTSFFLLLNSLIISAVSLLCFLGVGGEINLAIFWAVLFSLLEAIILLLVVLNFSLITNRVISVINTLAVFILGHAIPSALKMGFVKSRPELETLLNTSTYFIPNLDKLNIKNEIVLSGLLESSVLINGAGYALFYILFLIILSILIFNKKELN; encoded by the coding sequence GTGAATAAAATTTTATTAATTGCAAAATATTCATTTCGAGACACTTTAAGAAGTAAGTTAATGATTAATGTTCTATGGGTATCCTTAGGAGTTCTTACTCTTACTTATGTTACCTCAGAGTTTTCTTACGGAAATGTTAGTAAAGTAGCGCTTGATTTTGGCCTGTCTCTATCTGCACTAGCGACAAGCTTTATCGCTATCTTTGTTGGAGCATCTCTGCTATCAAGTGAGATTGAAAATCGCACTGCTTATATAACATTGTCTCGTCCTGTTACAAGACAATCATTTATTCTGGGGAAAATTTTAGGAACGTCATTCTTTCTTTTGTTAAATTCATTGATAATTTCTGCAGTCTCTCTCTTGTGTTTTCTTGGAGTCGGAGGAGAGATCAATCTAGCAATATTTTGGGCCGTATTATTCTCTCTTCTTGAGGCAATAATATTATTGCTTGTTGTCTTAAATTTCTCTCTGATAACAAATAGAGTTATTAGCGTAATTAATACTCTGGCTGTTTTTATTCTTGGTCATGCAATACCCTCTGCTTTGAAAATGGGGTTTGTCAAAAGTCGCCCTGAACTTGAGACTCTTTTAAATACATCCACTTATTTTATTCCTAATTTAGATAAGCTCAATATAAAGAATGAAATTGTGCTAAGTGGTTTACTCGAAAGTTCTGTACTTATAAATGGGGCTGGATATGCACTCTTTTATATCTTATTTTTAATTATTCTAAGTATACTGATTTTTAATAAGAAGGAATTGAATTAA
- a CDS encoding A24 family peptidase, giving the protein MEVTFYKTFTTIFGLLVGSFLNVLIHRIPLKENFVIDRSRCPKCNYQIKWYENLPVISYIFLLGKCRNCKTSISFRYPLVEMITGFVAFLLFPKVLNYSHAASSLLYFSIFCALLVHFFIDLKHKILPDGINIYLGICFFVLAVTKYHYMHWLVGGLIGFLFPLGVTYLFYILRNQVGLGGGDIKLFGVLGLFLGPIGIIHNILFSCILGSVIGLPLMAFKIIDRKTAVPFGPFIIIVAIAQIYFPEFFKSFVSLIF; this is encoded by the coding sequence ATGGAAGTCACTTTTTATAAAACATTTACAACAATCTTTGGACTTCTGGTTGGCTCATTTTTAAATGTTCTAATTCATAGAATACCTTTAAAAGAAAATTTTGTAATTGATAGGTCTAGATGTCCTAAATGTAATTATCAAATTAAGTGGTATGAAAATCTTCCTGTTATTAGTTATATATTTCTTCTCGGTAAATGTAGAAATTGTAAGACTTCGATAAGCTTTCGTTATCCACTTGTTGAAATGATAACTGGATTTGTAGCGTTCTTACTTTTTCCAAAAGTATTAAATTACTCACATGCTGCGTCTTCCTTACTATATTTTTCAATTTTTTGTGCATTGCTTGTACATTTCTTTATTGATCTTAAACATAAGATTCTACCTGATGGGATAAATATTTACCTAGGTATCTGCTTCTTTGTTTTGGCGGTAACGAAATATCACTATATGCACTGGTTAGTCGGTGGTCTTATTGGTTTTTTATTCCCTCTTGGTGTTACATATTTATTTTATATCTTAAGAAATCAAGTAGGACTTGGGGGAGGAGATATAAAACTTTTTGGTGTTCTAGGTTTATTTCTTGGACCTATCGGAATTATCCACAACATTCTCTTTAGTTGTATTCTGGGTTCTGTTATTGGGTTGCCGTTGATGGCCTTTAAAATAATTGATCGGAAAACAGCTGTTCCGTTTGGCCCATTTATTATTATCGTCGCCATCGCTCAGATTTACTTTCCTGAATTTTTCAAGTCGTTCGTCTCATTAATTTTCTAA
- the pilM gene encoding type IV pilus assembly protein PilM, with translation MGINSIKGDEIIELIKGLVGVKNTQVLGLDIGLSQVKIANVVPTSNGYKLTRYVSKLLPEATLIEDEIQKEDELKSTLADCLDEIDGKNKQVCLGLFGPNSVVRKIQLPGGTEEEIEDQVLWEAEQYLPFPVDESNIDQFIIGENAGGGVDVVVGAARQDLLLTYKSLVEEVGAKVKIVDLSAIALSNIFEFTMADEIQSNENSSWLILDLGAQKTICIIYKDGMPMFIKEIQIGGVMITEEIQRQLGVNYQEAEDLKTTVDENGNLPEEISTIISDLSTKFISEIKKVIEFYVSSTSDDSLIGCYVTGGSVQLPGILEGITESLGIDVSILNPFRVLEVDKSFTEEELSDIAYTGCIAIGLGMRQVK, from the coding sequence TTGGGTATTAATTCAATAAAGGGTGATGAAATTATCGAACTAATCAAAGGATTAGTTGGGGTGAAGAATACCCAAGTTTTAGGACTTGATATTGGCCTAAGTCAGGTCAAGATAGCTAATGTCGTTCCAACAAGTAACGGTTATAAATTGACGCGTTATGTTTCAAAGCTCTTACCAGAGGCAACTTTAATCGAAGATGAAATTCAAAAAGAAGATGAGCTAAAGAGTACGCTTGCTGATTGTCTTGATGAAATTGATGGAAAAAATAAGCAGGTTTGCCTTGGTTTATTTGGACCGAACTCTGTTGTTAGAAAGATTCAACTTCCTGGTGGAACTGAAGAAGAAATTGAAGACCAGGTTCTTTGGGAAGCGGAGCAGTATCTTCCATTCCCAGTAGATGAAAGTAATATTGATCAATTCATTATTGGTGAAAATGCCGGTGGTGGTGTTGATGTTGTTGTTGGTGCAGCGAGACAGGATTTACTATTAACATATAAAAGCTTAGTGGAAGAGGTTGGGGCAAAAGTAAAAATTGTCGACCTCTCTGCGATTGCTTTGAGTAATATTTTTGAATTTACAATGGCTGATGAGATTCAAAGTAATGAAAATTCATCATGGTTAATTTTAGACCTTGGGGCGCAGAAGACAATTTGTATTATCTATAAAGACGGCATGCCAATGTTTATCAAAGAAATTCAAATTGGTGGCGTGATGATCACTGAGGAAATACAGAGGCAGCTTGGTGTTAACTATCAAGAAGCTGAAGATTTGAAGACGACTGTTGATGAAAACGGTAATCTCCCTGAGGAAATAAGTACAATTATTAGTGATCTTTCAACAAAATTTATTAGTGAAATTAAAAAGGTAATCGAGTTTTATGTGAGTTCGACTTCTGATGACTCACTAATTGGGTGTTATGTTACCGGGGGATCTGTTCAGTTACCAGGTATTCTTGAGGGAATAACAGAGAGTCTTGGTATTGATGTAAGTATATTAAATCCATTTAGGGTTCTAGAAGTTGATAAGAGTTTTACAGAAGAAGAGTTGAGCGATATTGCATATACTGGTTGTATTGCTATTGGGCTCGGTATGAGGCAGGTGAAGTAA
- a CDS encoding PilN domain-containing protein, which yields MIEINLLEKKKPFKLPVVLGVDLNEVNIKPIVIAYILTIIVDAYVRPAIGEDVTDLKMQLESLNAETKKIKTFLNKNKSLADMLTEFGKQIEKLKDREKQVKTIIDMRTNPKNIVSAITKIIPEDMWFDSFEINSKNEVKIEGGAISYRSVGEFITKANELEFFGGSILIRNSVTKEITINSSEYRVQSYSLEGKVTSFGVLE from the coding sequence ATGATTGAAATTAACCTCCTCGAGAAAAAGAAACCCTTTAAGCTCCCCGTTGTTTTAGGTGTCGATCTTAATGAAGTTAATATTAAGCCGATTGTCATCGCATATATCTTAACAATCATTGTCGATGCGTATGTGAGACCAGCAATTGGGGAAGATGTAACAGACTTAAAGATGCAGCTAGAATCTTTGAATGCAGAAACAAAGAAAATTAAAACATTTTTAAATAAAAACAAGAGCCTCGCAGATATGCTTACTGAGTTTGGAAAGCAGATTGAAAAACTTAAAGACAGAGAAAAACAAGTAAAGACAATTATTGATATGAGAACAAACCCAAAAAACATCGTCTCAGCAATAACAAAAATTATTCCTGAAGACATGTGGTTTGATTCATTTGAGATCAACTCGAAAAATGAAGTTAAGATCGAAGGTGGAGCCATCTCTTATCGTAGTGTCGGTGAGTTTATTACAAAAGCAAATGAGTTAGAGTTCTTTGGTGGATCAATTCTTATTAGAAATTCGGTTACAAAAGAAATCACAATTAACTCATCAGAGTATCGTGTTCAAAGTTATTCTCTTGAAGGGAAAGTAACTTCATTTGGTGTGTTAGAATAA
- the pilO gene encoding type 4a pilus biogenesis protein PilO, with protein sequence MIKIINKAYLIIIFLSVWGLYQRYEEVETEKESFNGQISAVQAQLNKSKRDKKKIEDFLKNIEIKKAEVEEVALQVEKLQAKLPQELSDSETVGKVRNIADRLKIRDIRVNPAEEADKGFYFAKNYEIEATGTYLQFLLLLEGLSDSERILNVKNIKIERNATQSKGRYEIIKITAIIESYRYNPSYRENRGIEEIEKRFEEEAKKKAAPARKKRGKS encoded by the coding sequence ATGATTAAAATTATTAATAAAGCATATTTAATTATTATTTTTCTTAGCGTTTGGGGCTTATATCAACGCTATGAAGAAGTTGAAACCGAAAAAGAAAGCTTCAATGGGCAAATTTCTGCAGTTCAGGCACAACTGAATAAAAGTAAAAGAGACAAAAAGAAAATTGAAGATTTTCTAAAAAATATTGAAATTAAGAAAGCCGAAGTTGAAGAAGTTGCACTTCAGGTTGAAAAGCTACAAGCAAAGCTACCACAAGAACTGTCTGACTCTGAAACAGTAGGGAAAGTGAGAAATATTGCTGATAGGCTGAAGATTAGAGATATTAGAGTGAATCCCGCCGAAGAGGCCGATAAAGGTTTTTATTTCGCGAAAAATTATGAAATTGAAGCAACTGGAACATACCTCCAATTCTTACTACTCTTAGAAGGGCTCTCCGATTCAGAAAGAATCTTAAACGTGAAAAATATCAAGATAGAAAGAAACGCTACACAGAGTAAGGGGCGTTACGAGATTATCAAAATAACTGCGATTATTGAAAGTTATAGATACAATCCATCATATCGCGAGAATCGTGGTATTGAGGAAATTGAAAAGAGATTTGAAGAAGAAGCCAAGAAGAAGGCTGCTCCAGCTAGAAAGAAGAGAGGGAAGTCATAA
- the pilQ gene encoding type IV pilus secretin PilQ: MIKGIILFVFLGVISFSTFATNIVAINFQQKDEVSYLDFVFDQENVNVRKFHVTDDKQIIVDITGVEASQRVLRAFDTSEFSGSVVFVSAYKKPDENDTIRVVIQLRDNVRSKIAINGKRAVLQIENRFGVFAQRELKQGENLSAKTIQEEKAVRVNVPKSESLEDILENLTLSGRKKYIGKKITLNVKNLPVSSILDMIADASGFNIIQSEDVTALPKASLNLVKIPWDQVLDTVLKLNDLVAEKNGSILTIKTLAKATEERLAKEAAQTVKVKAEVLVTKIFPISYSKAKDVENIFKDYLTKDRGTLSIDERTNSVIVKDTQSNIEKMSKVLEFLDTQTPQVLIESKIVEVFESYAREIGLKQGVGFGYDPVGQKSGTPAIVGNTPGTTEDGGPGFSFSTAPTAATNAMELTIGRFGRLFNLDFKLQLLESESKGKVVASPRVVTKHNVKAQLISKEQTSYVKTEGTGDSAISSFEPISATLDLTVTPLVTNDGSIDLQIELSKEQFGTPPQVGAPPDITTRKINTSVLVDNGSTIVLGGLYNYSQRENHSGVPFLKDIPLIGWLFRTPYNPSTSKQELVIFITPRIINQEKAGLVNAM, translated from the coding sequence ATGATTAAAGGAATTATTTTATTTGTATTCTTGGGTGTGATTTCATTTTCTACATTCGCTACAAATATAGTCGCTATTAACTTTCAACAAAAAGATGAAGTGAGCTATCTTGACTTTGTTTTCGATCAAGAGAACGTCAATGTTCGTAAATTTCATGTAACTGATGATAAGCAAATTATTGTTGATATCACAGGTGTTGAAGCATCTCAAAGAGTTCTAAGAGCTTTTGATACTTCTGAGTTTTCAGGAAGTGTTGTTTTTGTTTCTGCTTATAAAAAGCCAGATGAAAACGATACAATCAGAGTAGTAATTCAATTAAGAGATAATGTTAGATCTAAGATTGCAATAAATGGAAAGCGAGCAGTACTACAAATTGAAAATAGATTTGGAGTTTTCGCGCAAAGAGAATTAAAGCAAGGTGAAAACTTATCGGCTAAAACAATTCAAGAGGAAAAGGCCGTAAGAGTAAATGTTCCAAAGTCTGAAAGTCTTGAAGATATTTTAGAGAACTTAACTTTATCAGGAAGAAAGAAATATATTGGAAAGAAAATCACATTAAATGTAAAGAATCTGCCAGTTTCAAGTATTCTCGATATGATTGCTGATGCTTCTGGTTTTAATATTATCCAATCAGAAGATGTTACGGCCTTACCGAAGGCGTCACTAAACCTTGTAAAGATTCCTTGGGATCAAGTACTCGATACCGTTTTGAAGTTAAATGATTTAGTTGCCGAAAAGAATGGATCAATTTTAACGATTAAAACATTAGCTAAGGCGACAGAAGAGAGACTCGCTAAAGAAGCTGCTCAAACAGTTAAAGTTAAGGCAGAAGTGTTAGTAACAAAAATTTTCCCAATAAGTTATTCAAAAGCAAAAGATGTTGAAAATATTTTCAAGGACTACTTAACTAAAGATAGAGGAACTCTTTCAATAGATGAAAGAACTAACTCTGTAATTGTGAAAGATACACAATCAAATATTGAAAAGATGTCTAAGGTTCTTGAATTTCTAGATACACAAACACCACAGGTTTTAATTGAATCAAAAATCGTTGAAGTTTTTGAAAGTTATGCAAGAGAGATCGGTTTAAAGCAAGGGGTCGGTTTTGGGTATGATCCTGTTGGGCAAAAGTCTGGAACACCTGCAATTGTAGGAAATACTCCAGGGACAACTGAGGATGGGGGACCAGGCTTTAGTTTTTCAACTGCTCCAACTGCAGCGACGAATGCCATGGAGTTAACAATCGGACGTTTTGGAAGATTATTTAACCTCGATTTTAAATTACAACTTTTAGAGTCAGAATCGAAAGGGAAGGTTGTTGCATCTCCTCGTGTTGTAACTAAACATAATGTTAAAGCACAGTTAATTTCAAAGGAACAAACTTCATATGTTAAGACTGAAGGAACCGGAGACAGTGCGATTTCTTCATTCGAGCCAATCAGTGCTACCCTTGATCTTACAGTTACTCCACTTGTAACAAATGATGGATCAATTGACTTACAAATTGAGCTTTCAAAAGAGCAGTTTGGGACACCTCCGCAGGTAGGAGCTCCACCTGATATTACAACAAGAAAGATAAACACGAGTGTTCTTGTTGATAACGGCTCGACAATTGTTCTTGGGGGACTATATAATTATTCTCAAAGAGAAAATCATTCAGGAGTACCTTTCTTAAAAGATATTCCATTAATTGGTTGGTTATTTAGAACACCATATAACCCATCGACTAGTAAACAAGAGCTTGTGATATTTATCACTCCTAGAATTATAAATCAGGAGAAAGCTGGACTAGTAAACGCAATGTAA
- a CDS encoding lipopolysaccharide assembly protein LapB has product MSDYSNLIEKYISTLKQDPQSRVFAPLGEIYRKLGLIDKAIAAYEAGLKFNPEYNLGIIGYSSCLIDMGDFKKAYSVLQPLVRSSGDNIKFLKNIAICAENVGDVENALKYYKTILFFNPRDTHATEFVTKYEDLNTTVIKKDVVQFEVDSLESDGLDEWTQLSLVEESNVSVEEGEKDDEDEDESRKADESPFFSHTLVDLYLKQGAKDKALEILEKALELNPEDTRVADRIIEIKAQLTSSTGHDDLMSLFDQKASKIVEVEDDNSEKLKMAYELFLAKIHARANEITLK; this is encoded by the coding sequence ATGTCAGATTACTCAAACCTAATTGAAAAATATATTTCAACATTAAAGCAAGACCCGCAATCTCGGGTCTTTGCTCCTTTGGGTGAAATCTACAGAAAACTAGGGTTGATTGATAAGGCCATTGCAGCCTACGAAGCTGGTTTAAAATTTAATCCAGAGTATAATTTAGGAATAATCGGCTATTCCTCGTGTCTGATAGATATGGGAGACTTCAAAAAGGCGTATTCTGTTTTACAGCCACTCGTTCGATCGAGTGGGGACAATATCAAGTTTTTGAAAAACATTGCTATCTGTGCTGAAAATGTCGGAGATGTTGAAAACGCTTTAAAATATTATAAAACAATTCTTTTTTTTAATCCTCGAGATACACACGCCACGGAATTTGTTACGAAATACGAAGACTTGAATACGACGGTTATTAAAAAAGATGTTGTTCAATTTGAAGTTGACTCTCTCGAGAGTGATGGTCTTGATGAATGGACTCAGTTAAGTCTTGTTGAGGAGTCCAATGTTTCTGTAGAGGAAGGCGAGAAAGACGACGAGGATGAAGATGAGTCACGTAAAGCAGATGAGTCACCATTCTTTAGTCATACCCTTGTTGATCTTTATTTAAAGCAAGGTGCCAAAGATAAGGCCCTTGAAATTTTAGAGAAAGCTCTTGAGCTTAATCCCGAAGATACGAGAGTTGCAGATAGAATAATTGAAATTAAAGCTCAACTTACATCCAGTACTGGTCATGACGATCTAATGAGTTTGTTTGATCAGAAAGCTTCAAAAATAGTGGAAGTTGAGGATGATAATTCTGAGAAATTGAAAATGGCATATGAGTTATTTCTTGCAAAGATTCATGCTCGAGCAAATGAGATCACATTAAAATGA
- the aroQ gene encoding type II 3-dehydroquinate dehydratase produces MKKILVINGPNLNMLGKREPEIYGKDSLADIEKYTEEMIEKHGLQADMKWQQSNSEEELISIIHDTFDSDFNGLVINPGAFSHTSIALLDALSMLKIPVIEVHLSNTNRREDFRKTKITAQSSTGVIEGLGKKVYYLAVMSLID; encoded by the coding sequence ATGAAAAAAATCCTTGTAATAAATGGACCGAATCTTAACATGTTAGGTAAACGTGAACCTGAGATTTACGGGAAAGATAGCCTTGCAGATATCGAGAAATACACTGAGGAAATGATAGAGAAACATGGATTGCAAGCTGATATGAAATGGCAGCAGTCTAATAGTGAAGAAGAGCTAATTAGCATCATTCATGATACTTTTGACAGTGATTTCAATGGTTTAGTTATTAACCCTGGGGCGTTTTCTCACACAAGTATCGCACTTTTAGATGCTCTAAGTATGTTGAAAATACCCGTTATTGAGGTTCATTTGTCAAATACAAATCGTCGTGAGGACTTCAGAAAGACAAAAATTACTGCCCAATCCTCAACTGGTGTGATAGAAGGTTTAGGAAAAAAAGTTTATTATCTCGCAGTAATGTCGCTTATTGATTAA
- the efp gene encoding elongation factor P gives MEIQTTDFRKGLKVEVDGKPYLVIKCDFTNPGKGSAFYKLKMKNLETGAMLERTYKSGVATGVMKPDLLEREVEYMYNDPDGFNFMDQSNYETIHVATDYVGDAANYLQEGIKLFVLYYNGKPISIELPNFVELEVKETDPGLKGDTAQGGLKKAIMETGLQVNVPLFIKEGEILKIDTRTGDYVERVNK, from the coding sequence ATGGAAATTCAAACAACAGATTTCAGAAAAGGTTTAAAAGTTGAAGTTGATGGTAAACCATACCTAGTTATTAAGTGTGATTTCACTAACCCAGGTAAAGGATCAGCTTTCTATAAACTAAAAATGAAAAATTTAGAAACAGGTGCAATGCTTGAAAGAACATATAAGTCTGGAGTTGCAACTGGTGTTATGAAACCAGATCTACTTGAGAGAGAAGTAGAGTATATGTACAATGACCCAGATGGATTCAACTTCATGGATCAGTCAAACTATGAAACTATTCATGTAGCGACTGATTATGTTGGTGACGCTGCTAACTACCTTCAAGAAGGGATTAAGCTATTTGTACTTTACTATAATGGTAAACCAATCTCGATTGAGCTTCCAAACTTTGTAGAACTAGAAGTAAAAGAAACAGATCCTGGCCTAAAAGGTGACACTGCACAAGGTGGACTAAAAAAGGCGATTATGGAGACTGGTCTTCAAGTAAACGTACCACTATTTATTAAAGAAGGTGAGATTCTAAAGATCGATACCCGTACAGGTGATTACGTAGAAAGAGTAAATAAATAA